A window of Candidatus Dormiibacterota bacterium contains these coding sequences:
- the ftsA gene encoding cell division protein FtsA, translating into MSRARRVAALDLGTTKVCCAVAEVAPDGLIVQGTGEAPSRGMRKGSVIDIERAAEAVAEAVDAAERMAGVEVSQVIVGLAGGHIASQGSRGLVAVGADAKRSREVRAQDVTRAVEAARAVGVPSDREIVHLLPRHFTVDGQDGLRDALGMTGMRLEVEALIVTGATTAIQNVVKVVHEAGLDCEDLVLQALASAEAVLSEEELERGVVVADVGGGTTDIAVFCAGSIAHTAVIPVGGSHVTGDLAVGLRSDLETAEIIKRQYGHCLQLTLPADATVTMTPMGYEEAVQVPQRYLAEVIGPRAREMAALILAEIERAASPASLAGGIVLTGGGALLRGFAEIAQQVTDMPVRVATPTGTAGMDESLRGPHHATVVGLLRWGARARARTGVRSNGRSNGRSNGHGHSAGDDGFSERFGRWLRELF; encoded by the coding sequence GTGAGCCGTGCGCGCCGCGTCGCCGCCCTGGACCTGGGGACTACGAAGGTCTGCTGCGCTGTGGCCGAGGTCGCCCCCGACGGGCTCATCGTCCAGGGAACCGGCGAGGCGCCCTCGCGCGGGATGCGCAAGGGCTCAGTGATCGACATCGAGCGCGCCGCCGAGGCGGTGGCCGAGGCGGTCGACGCCGCGGAGCGGATGGCTGGGGTGGAGGTGAGCCAGGTGATCGTCGGTCTTGCGGGGGGGCACATCGCCTCGCAGGGGAGCCGCGGCCTGGTCGCCGTCGGCGCCGACGCGAAGCGCTCCCGCGAGGTCCGCGCCCAGGACGTCACCCGCGCGGTCGAGGCGGCCCGTGCGGTGGGGGTGCCGTCCGACCGCGAGATCGTCCACCTCCTCCCCCGCCACTTCACCGTCGATGGCCAGGACGGGCTCCGCGACGCGCTGGGCATGACCGGAATGCGCCTCGAGGTCGAGGCGCTGATCGTCACCGGCGCCACCACCGCCATCCAGAACGTGGTGAAGGTGGTGCACGAGGCCGGCCTCGACTGCGAGGACCTGGTGCTCCAGGCGCTGGCGTCGGCCGAGGCGGTGCTCTCCGAGGAGGAGCTGGAGCGCGGGGTGGTGGTCGCCGACGTGGGCGGCGGCACCACCGACATCGCCGTCTTCTGCGCCGGCAGCATCGCCCACACCGCGGTGATCCCGGTGGGCGGCAGCCATGTCACCGGCGACCTCGCCGTGGGCCTGCGCAGCGACCTCGAGACCGCGGAGATCATCAAGCGCCAGTACGGCCACTGCCTGCAGCTCACCCTCCCCGCCGACGCCACCGTGACGATGACGCCGATGGGCTACGAGGAGGCGGTGCAGGTGCCGCAGCGCTACCTCGCCGAGGTGATCGGGCCGCGGGCCCGGGAGATGGCGGCGCTGATCCTCGCGGAGATCGAGCGTGCCGCCAGCCCCGCCTCGCTCGCCGGCGGCATCGTGCTGACCGGCGGTGGTGCCCTGCTGCGCGGCTTCGCGGAGATCGCCCAGCAGGTCACCGACATGCCGGTGCGGGTGGCGACGCCCACCGGCACGGCGGGAATGGACGAGAGCCTTCGGGGGCCCCATCACGCGACCGTGGTGGGGCTGCTGCGGTGGGGGGCACGCGCCCGTGCCCGCACCGGCGTGCGCAGCAACGGGCGCAGCAACGGGCGCAGCAACGGACACGGTCACAGCGCCGGCGACGACGGATTCAGCGAACGTTTTGGACGGTGGTTGCGTGAACTTTTCTGA
- the ftsZ gene encoding cell division protein FtsZ, with translation MDRTLEGNARIKVVGVGGGGSNAVNRMIRSKLRGVEFIAVNTDLQALNSSEAPMKMHIGRKLTRGLGAGGNPSVGQDAAEESREELQKLLADADMVFVTAGMGGGTGTGAAPVIAEIVRSQGALTIGVVTKPFRFEGVRRQKAAEEGIAGLQSKVDTLITIPNERLMQVTDKKTTITDAFRIADDVLRQGVQGISDLITYPGLINLDFADVKTIMSGQGAALMGIGFGSGDTRAADAARDAVASPLLETTIAGAKGILLNITGGNDLTLFEVNEAAQLVAESADPEAQIIFGTVIDDRSNGEVKITVIATGFAPREEIVIASSPAYEPAARQYFQTERAPVPVAPPSYSVDDLDIPAFLRDRR, from the coding sequence ATGGACCGCACCCTGGAGGGCAACGCGCGCATCAAGGTGGTGGGCGTCGGCGGCGGCGGCAGCAACGCCGTGAACCGGATGATCCGCAGCAAGCTGCGCGGCGTCGAGTTCATCGCCGTCAACACCGACCTGCAGGCGCTGAACAGCAGCGAGGCGCCGATGAAGATGCACATCGGCCGCAAGCTCACCCGCGGCCTCGGCGCCGGGGGCAACCCCAGCGTCGGCCAGGACGCCGCCGAGGAGTCCCGCGAGGAGCTGCAGAAGCTGCTCGCCGACGCGGACATGGTCTTCGTCACCGCGGGCATGGGCGGCGGCACCGGCACCGGGGCGGCCCCGGTCATCGCCGAGATCGTCCGCTCCCAGGGCGCGCTCACCATCGGCGTGGTCACCAAGCCCTTCCGCTTCGAGGGGGTGCGGCGGCAGAAGGCGGCCGAGGAGGGCATCGCCGGCCTCCAGTCCAAGGTCGACACCCTGATCACCATCCCCAACGAGCGGCTGATGCAGGTCACCGACAAGAAGACCACCATCACCGACGCCTTCCGGATCGCGGACGACGTGCTCCGCCAGGGCGTCCAGGGCATCTCCGACCTGATCACCTACCCGGGCCTGATCAACCTCGACTTCGCCGACGTGAAGACGATCATGTCCGGCCAGGGCGCGGCGCTGATGGGCATCGGCTTCGGCAGTGGCGACACCCGGGCCGCCGACGCCGCCCGCGACGCCGTGGCCAGCCCGCTGCTCGAGACCACGATCGCCGGCGCCAAGGGCATCCTGCTGAACATCACCGGCGGCAACGACCTCACCCTCTTCGAGGTGAACGAGGCCGCCCAGCTGGTCGCCGAGTCGGCCGATCCCGAGGCGCAGATCATCTTCGGAACGGTCATCGACGACCGCTCCAACGGCGAGGTGAAGATCACGGTGATCGCCACCGGCTTCGCCCCGCGCGAGGAGATCGTCATCGCCAGCAGCCCCGCCTACGAGCCGGCGGCGCGGCAGTACTTCCAGACCGAGCGCGCTCCGGTGCCGGTGGCGCCACCGAGCTACAGCGTCGACGACCTGGACATCCCCGCCTTCCTCCGCGACCGCCGCTAG
- the nrdR gene encoding transcriptional regulator NrdR, with amino-acid sequence MRCPYCAHGDSKVVDSRDSETGEAIRRRRECLACKRRFTTYERVESVPLYVVKKDGRREEFDRRKLLGGLLTATKKREVAPSRLEALVEEIENALRGRGSTEIPSRELGELVMERLRDIDEIAYVRFASVYRSFKDMSDMRATIEQLLSQPPGTRRSEPRRPRPARPGETELPLDLGK; translated from the coding sequence ATGAGATGTCCCTACTGCGCGCACGGCGACTCCAAGGTGGTCGACTCCCGCGACTCGGAGACGGGGGAGGCGATTCGCCGGCGGCGTGAGTGCCTCGCGTGCAAGCGCCGCTTCACCACCTACGAGCGGGTGGAGTCGGTCCCGCTCTACGTGGTGAAGAAGGACGGGCGCCGCGAGGAGTTCGACCGCCGCAAGCTGCTCGGCGGCCTGCTCACCGCCACCAAGAAGCGCGAGGTGGCGCCGTCGCGCCTGGAGGCGCTGGTGGAGGAGATCGAGAACGCCCTCCGCGGACGCGGCAGCACCGAGATCCCCAGCCGTGAGCTGGGCGAGCTGGTGATGGAGCGGTTGCGCGACATCGACGAGATCGCCTACGTGCGCTTCGCCTCCGTGTACCGGTCCTTCAAGGACATGAGCGACATGCGCGCGACCATCGAGCAGCTCCTCTCCCAGCCCCCCGGCACCCGGCGCTCCGAGCCGCGCCGTCCCCGCCCCGCCCGGCCCGGAGAGACCGAGCTGCCCCTGGACCTGGGGAAGTAG
- a CDS encoding EAL domain-containing protein — translation MRRATDWVGGRVARGAPPGGSPSPAQRGGLGGAAGAAGRLLLVLGTYYLAARLGLLLSFRHTNVSPIWPPSGIAVAALLLLGGRVWPALTLGAFLANLTTGLPPLVAAAIAAGNTLEYVLAAFLLRRSGVHPSLDRLRDVVALVGLGCALSPLVAATTGTLSLWAGGIAATADLPTIWTLWWLGDGMGILVVTSVLLALSAAAGGRRPGTAARIEGVVLLGVLAISATAVFLGGFEHPYLIYPLAIWAAIRLGQLGATSSTLIVSGIAVWGTVDGRGPFATGTLVAGLTELLLFTGVLAVTAMVLAAAIIAGREAARREMQRQAQLEIEERFRHLYGAAFDGIMVHDGERVLEANHAMAAMFGYSDDAILDVPLRQLIDPGSLHRLGPAGPGGDEVVEVRAVRHGGGRFVAELTDRAVSLGSGAVRVAALRDISDRVTAERLRTMQFAVTRILADADTLDHAAPRVLETMATALDWQSGLVLLVDPGSGRPVVRHGWGSPAPASPVPEAAPPGGWAPGEGLAGRVWSGGLPITVAVDELAGHGAGFPIVHEGRVTGVVTFGGPSPRPAGEDLAALLADIGSQLGQFVERKRVESALARSAARLAALAATDPLTGLPNRREFERALGDPQLGGYSVLAIDVDNLKVINDAYGHEAGDAALQAVGSALRMGLRDIDVVARTGGDEFAALLPGANGGEAAAAAERLRRTMHGITLPRGQARVSVGCAVGAPGEDALRCWAAADEALYRAKSAGRDRFELVPGEEGGGVSLTRMARWESLIPGLISTDGMVTVFQPIVDLATGEVIGYEALGRPAGGSREAAVDELFDAADRLGLGRDLDWVCRRTALQAARRLPAGCQIFVNVGAGSLLDPVHGVDQMLLLLRWAHRRPEEVVLEITERDAVHDLDRLTEVLRVYRAHGFRFALDDVGEGHSTFEVLAAATPEFLKVAGSLVRRVDALGPRGAVDALVAFAATTGAEVIAEGLETAETAATLRRLGVTLGQGFALGRPADPEVWRRAASA, via the coding sequence GTGAGGCGCGCCACCGACTGGGTGGGAGGCCGGGTGGCGCGGGGCGCCCCGCCGGGCGGTTCGCCGTCCCCGGCGCAGCGCGGCGGGCTCGGCGGCGCCGCCGGCGCGGCGGGCCGTCTTCTGCTCGTCCTCGGCACCTACTACCTCGCCGCCCGCCTGGGGCTGCTGCTCTCCTTCCGCCACACCAACGTCAGCCCGATCTGGCCGCCGTCGGGCATCGCGGTCGCCGCGCTGCTGCTGCTCGGCGGCCGGGTGTGGCCGGCGCTGACGCTCGGCGCCTTCCTCGCCAACCTCACCACCGGGCTGCCGCCGCTGGTCGCCGCGGCCATCGCCGCCGGGAACACCCTGGAGTACGTGCTCGCCGCGTTCCTGCTGCGACGCAGCGGCGTCCATCCCTCGCTCGACCGCCTCCGCGACGTCGTCGCCCTGGTGGGCCTGGGATGCGCCCTCAGCCCGCTGGTGGCGGCCACCACCGGCACCCTCAGCCTGTGGGCCGGCGGGATCGCGGCCACCGCCGACCTGCCCACCATCTGGACGCTCTGGTGGCTCGGCGACGGCATGGGCATCCTGGTGGTCACCTCGGTGCTGCTCGCCCTCTCCGCCGCCGCCGGCGGGCGCCGGCCGGGCACCGCCGCGCGAATCGAGGGGGTGGTCCTGCTGGGGGTGCTGGCGATCTCCGCCACCGCCGTCTTCCTCGGAGGCTTCGAGCACCCCTACCTGATCTACCCGCTGGCGATCTGGGCGGCGATCCGGCTCGGCCAGCTGGGCGCGACCAGCTCGACCCTGATCGTCTCCGGCATCGCGGTCTGGGGCACGGTGGACGGGAGGGGTCCGTTCGCGACCGGGACGCTGGTCGCCGGGCTGACCGAGCTGCTGCTCTTCACCGGCGTGCTCGCGGTCACCGCCATGGTGCTCGCCGCGGCGATCATCGCCGGCCGCGAGGCGGCCCGCCGGGAGATGCAGCGCCAGGCCCAGCTCGAGATCGAGGAGCGCTTCCGCCACCTCTACGGCGCCGCCTTCGACGGCATCATGGTCCACGACGGCGAGCGCGTCCTCGAGGCCAACCACGCGATGGCGGCGATGTTCGGATACTCCGACGACGCCATCCTGGACGTGCCCCTGAGGCAGCTGATCGACCCGGGCTCTCTGCACCGGCTGGGGCCGGCGGGACCGGGTGGCGACGAGGTGGTCGAGGTCCGGGCGGTCCGGCACGGCGGCGGCCGCTTCGTCGCCGAGCTCACCGACCGGGCCGTGTCGCTCGGCTCCGGTGCGGTGCGGGTGGCGGCGCTGCGCGACATCAGCGACCGGGTCACCGCCGAGCGGCTCCGCACCATGCAGTTCGCGGTGACCCGCATCCTCGCCGACGCCGACACCCTCGACCACGCCGCGCCGCGGGTGCTGGAGACGATGGCGACCGCGCTCGACTGGCAGTCCGGGCTGGTGCTCCTCGTCGACCCCGGCAGCGGGCGGCCGGTGGTGCGGCACGGCTGGGGGTCCCCGGCGCCGGCGAGCCCGGTGCCGGAGGCGGCGCCGCCGGGCGGCTGGGCTCCCGGCGAGGGGCTGGCCGGCCGGGTGTGGAGCGGCGGGCTGCCGATCACGGTGGCGGTGGACGAGCTCGCCGGCCATGGGGCCGGTTTCCCCATCGTCCACGAGGGCCGGGTCACCGGCGTGGTCACCTTCGGCGGCCCGAGTCCGCGCCCGGCCGGCGAGGACCTCGCCGCCCTGCTCGCCGACATCGGCAGCCAGCTGGGGCAGTTCGTGGAGCGCAAGCGGGTGGAGTCGGCCCTGGCCAGGAGCGCCGCGCGGCTCGCCGCCCTCGCCGCCACCGACCCGCTCACCGGCCTGCCCAACCGCCGCGAGTTCGAGCGCGCGCTCGGCGATCCCCAGCTCGGTGGCTACTCGGTTCTCGCCATCGACGTCGACAACCTGAAGGTGATCAACGACGCCTACGGCCACGAGGCCGGGGACGCCGCGCTGCAGGCGGTGGGCTCGGCGCTGCGGATGGGGCTGCGCGACATCGACGTCGTCGCCCGAACCGGCGGCGACGAGTTCGCGGCGCTGCTCCCCGGCGCGAACGGCGGCGAGGCGGCCGCGGCGGCGGAGCGGCTGCGCCGCACCATGCACGGCATCACCCTGCCCCGGGGCCAGGCACGGGTCAGCGTCGGCTGCGCGGTGGGCGCCCCCGGGGAGGACGCGCTGCGCTGCTGGGCGGCGGCCGACGAGGCCCTCTACCGCGCCAAGAGCGCGGGCCGGGACCGTTTCGAGCTGGTGCCCGGCGAGGAGGGCGGCGGGGTCTCCCTCACCCGGATGGCCCGCTGGGAGAGCCTGATCCCGGGGCTGATCAGCACCGACGGCATGGTGACCGTGTTCCAGCCGATCGTCGACCTCGCCACCGGCGAGGTGATCGGGTACGAGGCGCTGGGGCGTCCCGCGGGCGGGTCCCGCGAGGCCGCGGTCGACGAGCTCTTCGACGCCGCCGACCGGCTCGGCCTCGGCCGCGACCTCGACTGGGTCTGCCGGCGCACCGCCCTCCAGGCCGCCCGCCGCCTCCCCGCCGGCTGCCAGATCTTCGTCAACGTCGGCGCCGGCTCGCTGCTCGACCCGGTGCACGGCGTCGACCAGATGCTGCTGCTGCTCCGCTGGGCCCACCGCCGTCCCGAGGAGGTGGTGCTCGAGATCACCGAGCGCGACGCCGTCCACGACCTCGACCGGCTCACCGAGGTGCTCCGCGTCTACCGTGCCCACGGGTTCCGTTTCGCCCTCGACGACGTCGGCGAGGGCCACTCCACCTTCGAGGTGCTGGCCGCGGCCACTCCCGAGTTCCTCAAGGTGGCGGGCAGCCTGGTCCGCCGGGTCGACGCGCTCGGCCCCCGGGGCGCCGTCGACGCGCTGGTCGCGTTCGCCGCCACCACCGGTGCGGAGGTGATCGCCGAGGGCCTGGAGACCGCGGAGACCGCCGCCACCCTCCGCCGCCTCGGGGTGACCCTGGGACAGGGCTTCGCCCTCGGCCGCCCCGCCGACCCGGAGGTGTGGCGGCGGGCGGCGTCCGCCTGA
- a CDS encoding nitrite/sulfite reductase, translated as MAVQTERALWQQKIDVERVKREGLDVDLDRLEREGYESLTAEEFYRLKTWGVCSQRTPGLHMVRVRVPSGRIEAGQLRAVAALSERLADGEAHITTRQNLELHSVPSRRVREVLDGVVELGLVTRSACGHTVRNIVGCSRSGVCAAEPFETRPSVVAIHDFFFRNAARYNSSLPRRLNVYVAGCDGCMAHAQVNDLGFVGTTRDGAPGFQLWLGGSLASSPRLAHLLFDFVPADEVLAVTEAVADTYCANGFRERPAKARLKFLIEEWGGERFTAAVMERLRELRPDTGVSAGTTAEVMGGDRRPQGAHAGVAPQRQEGLFMVEAHVPLGDLTGWQIETLAGLATEFGDGALYLTKEQNVELHDIAAGDVDRVCDALATVGLPARGAGSLVDVQVCAGSEWCVWGVGDSRGLARTMERELAPIVEAEAGAEPLRVHVSGCSHGCAQHAAADVGLHAVGMRDAERNPVDGYEVFVGGRLGHDPVTARRVGRVLGEKAATATTGIIVRYLRERLPGEAMPEFVERVGKESLRPSGATEEDGDAG; from the coding sequence ATGGCGGTCCAGACCGAACGCGCTCTGTGGCAACAGAAGATCGACGTCGAGCGGGTGAAGCGCGAGGGTCTCGACGTCGACCTCGACCGCCTCGAGCGCGAGGGCTACGAGAGCCTGACCGCCGAGGAGTTCTACCGGTTGAAGACCTGGGGCGTGTGCAGCCAGCGCACCCCGGGGCTGCACATGGTCCGGGTCCGGGTCCCCAGCGGTCGCATCGAGGCCGGTCAGCTCCGCGCCGTCGCCGCCCTCTCCGAGCGGCTCGCCGACGGCGAGGCGCACATCACCACCCGCCAGAACCTCGAGCTCCACTCGGTGCCGAGCAGGAGGGTGCGCGAGGTGCTCGACGGGGTGGTGGAGCTGGGCCTGGTCACCCGATCGGCGTGCGGCCACACCGTGCGCAACATCGTCGGCTGCTCGCGCTCCGGGGTCTGCGCCGCAGAGCCGTTCGAGACCCGGCCCAGCGTGGTCGCCATCCACGACTTCTTCTTCCGGAACGCGGCCCGCTACAACTCCAGCCTGCCGCGGCGGCTCAACGTCTACGTCGCCGGCTGTGACGGGTGCATGGCCCACGCCCAGGTCAACGACCTGGGCTTCGTCGGCACCACCCGCGACGGCGCCCCGGGCTTCCAGCTCTGGCTGGGCGGCTCACTGGCGTCGAGCCCCCGCCTCGCCCACCTCCTCTTCGACTTCGTGCCCGCCGACGAGGTGCTGGCGGTCACCGAGGCGGTCGCCGACACCTACTGCGCCAACGGCTTCCGCGAGCGTCCCGCCAAGGCCCGGCTCAAGTTCCTGATCGAGGAGTGGGGTGGGGAGCGGTTCACCGCCGCCGTGATGGAGCGGCTGCGCGAGCTGCGTCCCGACACCGGGGTGAGCGCCGGCACCACCGCCGAGGTGATGGGCGGCGACCGCCGGCCGCAGGGCGCCCACGCCGGGGTCGCGCCGCAGCGCCAGGAGGGGCTCTTCATGGTCGAGGCGCACGTGCCCCTCGGCGACCTCACCGGCTGGCAGATCGAGACCCTGGCCGGGCTCGCCACCGAGTTCGGCGACGGCGCCCTCTACCTCACCAAGGAGCAGAACGTCGAGCTCCACGACATCGCCGCCGGCGACGTCGACCGGGTCTGCGACGCTCTCGCCACCGTCGGCCTGCCGGCGCGGGGCGCGGGCAGCCTGGTCGACGTCCAGGTCTGCGCCGGCAGCGAGTGGTGTGTCTGGGGCGTCGGCGACTCCCGCGGCCTGGCGCGCACCATGGAGCGCGAGCTGGCGCCGATCGTCGAGGCCGAGGCCGGCGCCGAGCCGCTTCGCGTCCACGTCTCCGGTTGCTCGCACGGCTGCGCCCAGCACGCCGCCGCCGACGTCGGGCTCCACGCCGTCGGGATGCGCGACGCCGAGAGGAACCCCGTCGACGGCTACGAGGTGTTCGTCGGCGGCCGCCTCGGTCACGACCCGGTCACCGCGCGCCGGGTGGGCCGGGTGCTCGGCGAGAAGGCGGCGACGGCGACCACCGGCATCATCGTCCGCTACCTCCGCGAGCGCCTCCCCGGCGAGGCGATGCCCGAGTTCGTCGAGCGCGTCGGCAAGGAGAGCCTCAGGCCCTCCGGCGCCACCGAGGAGGACGGCGACGCCGGGTAG